One Obesumbacterium proteus DNA window includes the following coding sequences:
- a CDS encoding virulence factor SrfC family protein: MKPFSTTIRELEEWIQSNRSHSSTLQNEANSLLGRLAQFAARQQKIDALAHAPLTLGLYSASVAGKAHLLRTLLAQGLDHITVQLGDKSLNYLRHINPPTALTALAVRLTSTLPPEVENYPLLLNMLSEDQLAIPLVQRYHARGEPRLLSESAMYKKLSTLQKQRQKQLVPGMSREQFAAIAHSYQQQVHSEHYPDDDLLWQMTELAPWLTVNDRATLLALFWGEEPTLTQDWLEQAQVLHLLGGAEQVLAPASLIVDKFLLPAEGFLVLPEQAHTAENIDVIVCTLRDGKPLTHVNVAQQSLRRVCAEVVLTLSATTNLGEIDIVDIPRHEQDRYTATLQPDILMVCNAVESSLEVVPVASTLNRWLEQTQSEADEGLPRLIWAITPYDPRFTQKTILDNDVQHLLTQAGKKWGTLQALESHSMHRLQEWLASAISPTNRRVRHQALQNRLSQDVQAQFAHIRTASGQAQTPAQEAETLIRTLQSQAARQGELLDQLTLPREMIRQCWQRCEQQHRPLPMLSAFEIDLFAVEKDPVPTAIDENNFSRQLHKRWINYLRQLGYRKHIAAQLGLSAQEIQALCELLIDTSYRIDLGSELEKALQHRDSHSSLMPTCAGNILNDFIGWLGYQNVPQENRPPSRINKGQAIFSPPHQANAAMRLTQLGERQAQGNASYLYDWLVALYVRAIENSQDSQWDIGEDQRGNLVCILKQ, translated from the coding sequence ATGAAACCGTTTTCGACAACGATCCGCGAACTGGAAGAGTGGATTCAGAGTAACCGCAGCCACTCTTCAACCCTGCAAAACGAGGCCAACAGCCTGTTAGGCAGACTGGCTCAGTTTGCTGCACGCCAGCAGAAAATCGATGCATTGGCTCACGCTCCCTTAACGCTGGGGCTGTATAGTGCCTCCGTGGCGGGGAAAGCTCATTTGCTACGGACACTGCTGGCTCAGGGGCTTGACCACATCACCGTGCAGCTCGGGGATAAATCGCTAAACTATCTGCGGCATATCAATCCCCCTACGGCACTAACTGCCCTCGCGGTACGCCTGACATCGACCCTCCCTCCAGAGGTAGAAAACTACCCGCTGCTGCTTAATATGTTGTCTGAAGACCAGCTGGCGATCCCTCTGGTGCAGCGCTACCACGCCCGCGGCGAGCCACGTCTGCTGTCTGAAAGTGCGATGTATAAAAAACTGAGCACCTTACAAAAGCAGCGCCAGAAGCAGCTAGTGCCGGGAATGAGCCGGGAACAATTCGCTGCCATTGCCCACAGCTATCAGCAGCAGGTACACAGCGAGCATTACCCAGACGATGACCTGCTGTGGCAGATGACTGAACTAGCTCCGTGGCTAACGGTAAACGATCGCGCCACGTTGCTGGCCCTGTTCTGGGGCGAAGAGCCAACCCTGACGCAAGACTGGCTGGAGCAGGCACAGGTTTTACATTTATTGGGAGGTGCAGAGCAAGTTCTGGCCCCTGCCAGCCTGATCGTTGATAAATTTCTGCTTCCTGCTGAGGGTTTTCTTGTTCTGCCGGAACAGGCTCACACGGCCGAAAACATCGATGTGATTGTCTGCACGCTGCGTGACGGAAAGCCACTGACACATGTCAATGTGGCTCAGCAGTCTCTTCGTCGAGTCTGTGCGGAAGTCGTGCTCACGTTAAGCGCCACCACAAATCTGGGTGAGATTGATATCGTCGACATCCCACGCCATGAGCAAGACCGTTATACCGCAACGCTTCAGCCCGATATTCTGATGGTCTGTAATGCGGTTGAGTCCTCGTTGGAAGTCGTGCCGGTCGCCAGCACGCTAAACCGCTGGCTGGAACAAACCCAAAGCGAAGCCGATGAAGGGCTACCGCGTTTGATTTGGGCCATTACGCCTTATGATCCGCGTTTTACCCAAAAAACGATTCTGGATAATGACGTACAGCATTTGCTCACCCAAGCAGGTAAAAAATGGGGGACGCTACAGGCGCTGGAAAGTCACAGTATGCATCGGTTACAGGAATGGCTTGCCAGTGCGATCAGCCCCACTAACCGCCGTGTTCGCCATCAGGCTTTGCAGAACCGTCTCAGCCAAGACGTGCAAGCTCAGTTCGCCCATATTCGTACTGCCAGTGGTCAGGCGCAAACGCCTGCACAAGAAGCTGAAACGCTGATCCGCACCCTGCAATCTCAGGCCGCACGTCAGGGAGAGTTGTTGGATCAGCTCACGCTGCCACGCGAAATGATCCGTCAGTGTTGGCAGCGTTGCGAACAACAGCATCGTCCACTACCGATGCTGTCGGCCTTTGAGATTGACCTTTTTGCTGTCGAAAAAGATCCGGTGCCAACAGCCATTGATGAAAATAACTTTTCTCGCCAGCTACATAAGCGCTGGATTAATTATTTGCGTCAGCTCGGCTATCGCAAACATATTGCCGCGCAGCTTGGCCTGTCAGCGCAGGAAATTCAGGCGTTGTGCGAGTTGCTCATTGATACCAGTTACCGGATTGATCTGGGCAGTGAACTGGAAAAGGCACTACAGCATCGCGACAGTCATTCATCATTAATGCCAACGTGCGCCGGTAATATCCTTAACGACTTCATCGGTTGGCTCGGCTATCAAAACGTACCACAAGAAAATCGCCCACCCAGCAGGATAAATAAAGGTCAGGCTATTTTTTCCCCACCGCATCAGGCTAATGCCGCCATGCGCCTGACACAGCTTGGCGAGCGTCAGGCTCAGGGTAATGCCAGTTATTTATATGACTGGCTGGTGGCGCTTTACGTCCGAGCCATAGAAAACTCGCAGGACTCACAATGGGATATTGGCGAAGATCAACGGGGAAATTTAGTGTGCATCTTAAAGCAATAA
- a CDS encoding HNH endonuclease — translation MNTATAIHKNIGYEIMQHLHENFTGSHLYDINDKGCYQQLKLENGCSIHFTKWRYGGMPFYIVLFNNKGKYIFELDLSMIVCSDDVYDWYLKSPQNKTTFNVVNEMLSGIIKLPDEYTLSVKKLKETLSSGVNTPRNGFDFLSNASWNTLTTRLLTLVTSVFDGHGLPKLNVNPPCTTHNEANNDSNEYEAQRRRIRKGQAALKQKLLEVYDAKCCVTGCDILEILEAAHIMSHAESGINHSENALLLRADIHILFDRHLLKISPKALKITLDKSLKNTEYWSLNGNRLRKRNDNKKPSFEYLDSRWSNV, via the coding sequence ATGAACACCGCCACAGCGATCCATAAAAATATAGGCTATGAGATCATGCAACACTTGCATGAGAACTTCACTGGCTCACATTTATATGACATTAATGACAAAGGTTGTTATCAACAATTAAAATTAGAGAATGGTTGTTCAATTCATTTTACAAAATGGCGATACGGAGGCATGCCTTTTTACATCGTGCTATTCAACAATAAAGGTAAATACATTTTCGAGCTGGATCTATCAATGATTGTTTGTAGTGATGATGTTTATGACTGGTATCTTAAATCTCCACAGAACAAAACAACCTTTAATGTCGTGAATGAAATGTTATCTGGCATCATAAAACTGCCTGATGAATATACTTTGTCAGTAAAAAAGTTAAAAGAAACGCTGTCATCCGGCGTAAACACGCCCAGAAATGGGTTTGATTTTTTATCCAATGCATCATGGAATACACTCACGACACGACTACTAACGTTAGTTACTTCGGTATTTGATGGTCATGGATTGCCAAAATTAAACGTAAATCCCCCTTGTACTACGCATAATGAAGCAAACAATGACAGTAATGAGTATGAAGCACAACGCAGGCGTATAAGAAAAGGGCAAGCGGCATTAAAGCAAAAACTCCTTGAGGTTTATGATGCTAAATGCTGCGTGACAGGGTGTGATATTTTAGAGATTCTGGAAGCGGCACACATTATGAGCCATGCTGAAAGCGGAATTAACCATTCTGAAAACGCCCTTCTGCTAAGAGCTGACATCCATATTCTTTTCGACAGACATTTATTGAAGATATCACCTAAAGCGTTAAAAATAACTTTAGATAAATCACTCAAAAATACAGAGTACTGGAGTTTAAACGGGAATCGCTTACGGAAAAGAAATGATAACAAAAAACCCTCGTTTGAATACTTAGACAGCCGCTGGAGCAACGTATAA
- a CDS encoding FAD-dependent oxidoreductase, which yields MNQYSHLLAPLDLGFTTLKNRVLMGSMHTGLEEHPDGSRRLAEFYAERARAGVGLIVTGGIAPNQHGVVHAGASVLDHENQIPHHKIITSAVHQAGGKIALQILHTGRYSYQPQPHAPSAIQAPINPYPPIEMTEDMIQQTLSDFAQCARLAQHAGYDGVEIMGSEGYLINQFLAARTNQRDDDWGGDFMRRMRFAVECVRRVRAAVGQEFIIIYRLSMLDLVEEGSDLKEIEQLAIQVEHAGATLINTGIGWHEARIPTIATMVPRAGFSWVTRRLMGKVSIPLITTNRINHPDVAEAVLADGCADMVSMARPFLADPAFVQKTASGRVDEINVCIGCNQACLDQIFEHKLTSCLVNPRACHETELVLTTAEKPKRLAVVGAGPAGLAFATTAAQRGHHVTLFEADNQIGGQFNIAKQIPGKEEFHETLRYFKRLLIIHNIQQRLGQRVEAQDLAEFDEVILATGIIPRYLDLPGSDMPHVLSYAQVLRDKLPVGKRVAIIGAGGIGFDTAEYLSQYGQSTSLNSVAFAEEWGIDLQLKQRGGLAAGGMHSPHSPRKIYLLQRKTSKVGEGLGKTTGWIHRASLQKRGVTMINGAHYHHIDEQGLHLMRDGQIECLPVDNIVICAGQESQQALLAPLQKMGKTVHLIGGADVARELDARRAIDQGTRLALAI from the coding sequence ATGAATCAATACTCTCATCTGCTCGCACCATTAGATCTCGGGTTTACTACCTTAAAAAATCGCGTCCTGATGGGATCGATGCATACGGGGTTAGAAGAACATCCTGACGGCAGCAGACGTTTGGCAGAATTTTACGCGGAGCGCGCTCGGGCCGGTGTTGGGCTCATTGTGACGGGAGGCATTGCGCCAAATCAGCATGGCGTGGTGCATGCTGGCGCTTCCGTATTGGATCACGAAAACCAGATCCCGCATCATAAAATCATTACCAGCGCGGTACATCAGGCCGGTGGGAAAATCGCGCTGCAAATTCTGCATACGGGGCGCTACAGCTATCAACCGCAGCCTCACGCGCCCTCTGCGATACAGGCCCCTATCAACCCTTATCCGCCGATAGAAATGACCGAAGATATGATTCAGCAAACGCTGTCTGACTTCGCCCAGTGTGCGCGTTTGGCGCAGCACGCTGGGTACGACGGCGTTGAAATCATGGGCTCTGAAGGCTATTTGATTAACCAGTTTCTTGCCGCCAGAACCAACCAGCGCGACGACGATTGGGGCGGCGATTTCATGCGCCGCATGCGTTTTGCCGTGGAGTGTGTGCGCCGCGTGCGCGCCGCCGTTGGGCAAGAGTTCATCATCATTTATCGTCTATCGATGCTGGATCTGGTTGAGGAAGGCTCTGATTTGAAAGAGATTGAACAGCTGGCGATTCAGGTGGAACATGCCGGTGCGACGCTTATCAATACCGGTATTGGCTGGCATGAGGCGCGCATTCCTACCATCGCAACCATGGTGCCACGCGCAGGATTTAGCTGGGTTACACGTCGTTTGATGGGCAAGGTTTCCATCCCTCTCATCACCACCAATAGAATTAATCACCCCGACGTTGCCGAGGCCGTGCTGGCGGACGGATGCGCCGATATGGTGTCTATGGCGCGACCATTTTTGGCCGATCCGGCATTTGTGCAAAAAACGGCTAGCGGTCGCGTCGATGAAATCAATGTATGTATTGGCTGTAATCAGGCCTGTCTTGATCAAATTTTTGAGCACAAACTCACATCCTGTCTGGTCAACCCACGCGCATGTCATGAAACCGAGCTCGTGCTGACCACCGCAGAAAAACCTAAACGCCTAGCCGTGGTGGGCGCTGGCCCCGCAGGTTTAGCGTTTGCGACCACCGCGGCACAGCGAGGCCATCACGTCACGCTGTTTGAGGCAGACAATCAGATTGGTGGTCAATTTAATATCGCCAAGCAGATCCCCGGCAAAGAAGAGTTTCATGAAACGCTACGCTATTTTAAGCGCTTGTTGATTATCCATAATATTCAACAGCGGCTAGGCCAACGCGTTGAGGCTCAAGATCTGGCTGAATTCGATGAAGTTATTTTGGCGACGGGAATTATCCCGCGCTATTTAGATTTACCCGGTAGCGATATGCCCCACGTCCTGAGCTATGCACAGGTTTTACGTGACAAACTTCCGGTTGGGAAACGCGTGGCCATTATTGGCGCTGGCGGTATTGGTTTTGATACCGCCGAATATCTCAGCCAGTACGGTCAGTCTACCAGCCTAAACAGCGTCGCCTTTGCCGAAGAATGGGGCATCGATCTACAGTTAAAACAGCGTGGAGGGTTAGCCGCAGGCGGAATGCATTCCCCGCATAGCCCACGCAAAATCTATTTACTGCAGCGTAAAACCAGCAAAGTGGGCGAAGGTCTTGGAAAAACAACCGGATGGATACATCGTGCCAGTTTGCAAAAACGCGGCGTGACGATGATAAACGGCGCCCATTATCATCATATTGATGAGCAAGGCCTGCATCTGATGCGCGATGGACAGATTGAATGTCTACCGGTAGACAACATCGTTATTT